DNA sequence from the Bacteroidota bacterium genome:
CTGCTGAAATCGGTAATACACCTCCTGAGAGTGCTTTTCCAAGAATTAAAATATCTGGTTTTACGCCTTCATGATCACAGGCTAATAATTTCCCTGTACGAGCAAGTCCTGTTTGTACCTCATCAGCAATAAATAATACATTATTTTTCTTACAAAGTTCATAAGATTTTTTAAGATAACCTTCATCGGGAACGTAAACACCTGCTTCACCCTGAATAGGCTCAACCAAAAATCCAGCTACATTTGGGTCTTTGAGTGCTTCTTCAAGTGCTTTAAGGTCGTTGTAAGGAATTACTTCAAAGCCAGGAGTATATGGTCCGTATCCTTTTTTTGCATCAGGGTCTGTTGAAAATGAAATAATAGTTGTTGTTCTTCCGTGGAAATTGTTTTCACAAACAATTATTTTTGCTTTGTTTTCTTCAATCTTTTTTACATTGTAAGCCCACTTACGACAAAGTTTAATAGCTGTTTCGTCTGCTTCAGCTCCGCTATTCATAGGAAGCACTTTGTCAAAACCGAAATATTCTGTTATATATTTTTCATAAACACCAAGTGAATCATTGTAAAACGCTCTTGAAGTTAATGTAAGTTTTTGAGCTTGTTTAGTTAATGCATCAACAATCTTCGGATGACAATGTCCTTGATTTACCGCTGAATATGCAGATAGAAAATCATAATATTTTTTGCCTTCAACATCCCAAACATAAACGCCATCACCTTTTTCTAAAACAACAGGTAAAGGATGGTA
Encoded proteins:
- the rocD gene encoding ornithine--oxo-acid transaminase codes for the protein MTEKISSKQAMDLENKYGAHNYHPLPVVLEKGDGVYVWDVEGKKYYDFLSAYSAVNQGHCHPKIVDALTKQAQKLTLTSRAFYNDSLGVYEKYITEYFGFDKVLPMNSGAEADETAIKLCRKWAYNVKKIEENKAKIIVCENNFHGRTTTIISFSTDPDAKKGYGPYTPGFEVIPYNDLKALEEALKDPNVAGFLVEPIQGEAGVYVPDEGYLKKSYELCKKNNVLFIADEVQTGLARTGKLLACDHEGVKPDILILGKALSGGVLPISAVLANDEIMLTIKPGEHGSTFGGNPVAARVAMASLEVLKEEKLAENAEKLGNLFRKKLNEIDSDVIKLVRGKGLLNAIIVEPKGGKDAWDFCVALKENGLLAKPTHGDKIRFAPPLVMNEEQLLDCVSIIEKTIKLFK